Proteins co-encoded in one Hyla sarda isolate aHylSar1 chromosome 4, aHylSar1.hap1, whole genome shotgun sequence genomic window:
- the LOC130267541 gene encoding histone H2B 1.1, whose product MPDPAKSAPAPKKGSKKAVTKTQKKDGKKRRKTRKESYAIYVYKVLKQVHPDTGISSKAMGIMNSFVNDIFERIAGEASRLAHYNKRSTITSREIQTAVRLLLPGELAKHAVSEGTKAVTKYTSAK is encoded by the coding sequence ATGCCTGATCCCGCCAAGTCTGCACCAGCGCCCAAGAAGGGCTccaagaaagccgtgaccaagactcagaagaaggacggcaagaagaggaggaagaccaggaaggaaaGCTATGCCATCTACGTGTACAAGGTGCTCAAGCAGGTCCATCCTGACACCGGCATCTCCTCCAAGGCCATGGGCATCATGAACTCctttgtcaacgatatcttcgAGCGCATCGCAGGGGAAGCCTCCCGCCTGGCTCACTACAACAAGCGCTCCACCATCACCTCCCGGGAGATCCAGACCGCCGTGCGCCTGCTGCTGCCTGGAGAGCTGGCCAAGCACGCCGTGTCCGAGGGCACCAAAGCCGTCACCAAGTACACCAGCGCCAAGTAA